The nucleotide window AAGCGACATAGAAACAGCAGCCACAAGCGGCACGACATACCCAGTCATGGCAAGCGGAATACTAAGGGCATTATAGACAAAGCAAAAGCCTAAATTTATCCGCACCTTACGCATGCTAGCCCTAGCCAGACGCACCGCAAAAACAAGCGCTTTTAGGCTGTCGTTTAGTAGTATCACATCGCTTGTATTAAGGCTCACATCAGCCCCTGTGCTCATCGCCACAGCCACGTGAGCCTCTGAAAGCGCCAAAGCGTCATTAATACCATCTCCCACCATAAGCACCCTGCGCCCAGCCTCTTTTAACCTTGATATCTCGCTAGCCTTATCCTCTGGCAGACAGCAGGACTTAAACGAGCTTATGCCAAGCTCTTGTGCGCTCTTTGCTACAGAGGCTTTGGTATCTCCTGATAGCACCATCACATCAAGCCCCATATCAAAAAGCGCACGCACACTATCTTTTGCCTCATCTCTTAGCGCAGAGCTAAGCTCAAAACTAGCTAGAACAACCCCATCAATCGCAAAATAATACCCTGAGCTACCAGAACATAAGCTAATACCAAGCTCCCTCATAAGCCTGCTACTACCGCCTGCTATCTCACGCTCTTTATAATAAGCCATCACGCCACGTCCAGCAAGCTCCCTAACACCGCAAACATCTTTTGGCATTACGCCTTTTGCTTTTAGATAACCTGCGATAGCTACGCTTACTGGATGGGTGCTAGCCTGCGTAATAGATAGCAAAATACCCTCATCAAATGGTGCAAAGTAGCTAAAACTAGACACCTTAAGCTCTTTAGTCGTTAAAGTGCCTGTCTTATCAAAGACTACCGTATCACACTCACAAAGCGCCTCAATAATGCTTGCATATCTAAAAAGTATGCCATTTTTAAATCCGATAGAAAGTGCGACCACGGTACTAACTGGAGTAGCTAGAGATAGCGCACATGGGCAGGCTATAACAATGACTGAAACACCTATAATAAGCGCATAGGAAAACGAGCTAGAAAATAGATAATAAACAAATGTAAGCACAGCAAGACCAATAATGGCTAAAGAAAAGCCTGATGAAATTTTATTTGCTAACTCCTCAATACGAGGCTTTTTAGATAGATTGTGCCAAAGCACGTCTAAAAGCCTGCCTATAAGGCTATTTTTTGCACTTTGGGTACAACGATAAAGCACGTTTCCATTTATGCAGATACTGCCACTTAAAATCTCGCCACCAGCCTCGACAAAAGCTGGCAAACTCTCGCCAGTAATCATCGATGTATCAAAGCTGGCCTCGCCACTCTTACAAACCCCATCAAGCAGAGCCATATCCCCAGCACAAAGCCTAATAATCTCCCCACTAGACACGCTATCAGCATTCACGCTAATAAACCCCTCGCCTCTTTTAACCATAACCGTGCTAGGTAGCCGCGCTAGGAGTGTATCAAAGGCATCTGTGGCGCTTTTTTTGCTTGTAGATTCAAAGAATTTGCCTATAAAAACAAAGGTGATAATCATAGCAACAGAGTCAAAATAGACCTCCCCGCTACGAGTAAGCATAGCATAAACCGAGTATATATAAGTACTCAAAGCTCCACTTGCCACAAGCGCGTCCATGTTTGCATGTCGCCCTAAAATACTAGCCCTAAGCCCAGCAAAAAATCCGCTACCAGTATAAAAAAGCACAGGTGTAGCCAGAATAAACTCGGCAAAATTTAAAATCAAGCGAATAGATTCGCTCATGCCACTAAAGTACCCACTATATTGTGCGACAGCTATCCACATTATATTCATAAGCCCAAAAAGCCCCACCAAAAGGCGCGAATAAAACTCTCTCCTTTTTTTCTGGGTGCGCTCCTCGTAGCTAGCCGCGTCAAATGGCATAGCCTTATACCCTACGCGCGATATTAAATTTATAATATAAGAAAGGCTTATGCTCTGTGGGTCAAAGACTATGTTTGCTTTTTGGTTTGTGGAGTTTATGCTAATTTCTAAAATGCCATCTTTTAAAGTTAAAAGCTTTTCTAAAAGCCAGACACAAGCCGAGCAGGAAATCCCCTCAATCACGAGGCTTATCTCGTGGGCTTTGTCTTTTACCCTGATATATTTAGCGTAAGTTGTTTCAAATTCTTGAATATCCAAAAGCTCGCTATCAAGCTTATCTGCTATGACTTTAATATCTGAAAGAGTAGGACAATCGGTAGAAATTTTATCATCTGTTGTATTTATGGCTTGGCTTTTGTTTGAGTTTAAAAATGAAAATTTATCAGACTTTACATCTTTGGCTGGATTTAGCTCATTATCACCTAGCCTATCATAAAACTCCTCAAGCCCACTTAAATGCAAAAGCTGCCAAACGCTCTCACAACCAGTGCAACAAAAGTACTCAGAGCCTGATTTTATCATGGCATTTTTATCAAATTTTTGCTGACAATGAGAACATTTTAGCATAGACATGAAATAAAGCTTTGTATAAATTTAAAATGGGCTAGGACTATCCTAACCCAAAAATATTAATGTAGATCAGCCCAAATCTTGCGCTTCCATAGTGTTGCAAATATGCCCAAAACTAAGAAATATAGCATTATATAAATTCCCAAGCTCTCGCGCTCTGCCTTTTTACTATCCCCTACTTTTTCCATATATCCGACTATTTGTTCAGTAGCTTGATCAGTCAAACCAACACGAGGCATAGCCGTACCTGGAAGCATTTTTTGAGTATCATTTATAAATTTGACCAGATAATTATCAGAGTTTTTCGCTCTAATCATCATAGATAAATCAGGTGGAGTTGAGCCTAAATACTCTGCAAGCAATGCTTTATTTGAAGTAGCATAAAGTTTTGCGTACTTCATATCATGGCATCTTTGGCAAGCATCAGCAAATAATCTCTCGTCACTTATACCATTGTTTTCGCTTATATATTTTTCGCTCATTGCTTTTAGATAAGCCACCAAATCAGCAATTTCGCCATTTTCATTATCAGAACTTGGTGCAAAATTTGGCATAGGAAAAGGCTTTTCATCGTTAAATTTATGACTTAACTTAAGCGCCATAGGTGGATTTTTAATAAGTGCAGCCAAAAACTCGCTATCATAAATAGCCCCAGCGGTACTAAGATCAGGTGGAACCACCCCAAAAGCCTCGCTAGCGCCAGCTGCATCATTTGGCGATTCTATACCAGCTACTTTCATGCCGTGACAACCTGTACAGCCAGCATTATTAAATATCTCTTCGCCTTTTGTGGCGTCGCCTTTGTTTAGGTCAATTTTTTTAATATCTCCCCAAAAGCTCTCATAAGAATCTAAATACTCTTTAGATGATTGTAAAGCCACCTTTGCAGATAAGACTTTGGCACTGTCATGGCTAAGCTCAGCCATAGTTAGCTCTACTTGTTTTTGATTTAAATGCTCTTTTGCAAGCTCCACATCCTCATTTATATAGTCAAAATCAGCAGCAGAGGTGTGAGGATGTAGCTTAGTATGTGCATAAGGCTCAATACCCCAGTAAAGAATCCCTGAAAGGATAACTAATATAGCAAATATCTTTAACTCTTTCATAATTAGCCCCTTTTCCTTTCAAGTATGGTAATAAGTGGTAGTGCCACTATAAATAAGAATAAAAATAGCACAGATGAACCAAAGCCCAACCAATCCATAATACCTCCGGTTGGAAGTTTACCCAGGATTGACAGCAATATTAAATCAATCACAAGCACCCAAAACCATATAAAAAACAGAGGTCTTCTCTGAGCTGGGGCTACTACATCGCTGCGGTCTAGTAAAGGTATAATCATAAATGCAGCTCCAGCAAAAGCAAATGCCATAAGCCCTATATTGTAGGCTGAAATTCCAGCTATATCAAAGAAAAATCCACGTAAAATCTCATACTGCCATAAGAAATACCACTCAGGATAGATGTGTGGTGGAGTTTTTAGAGGATTTGCTGGCTCGAAATTTATCGGATCCATCGCAAAACCGTAGTGAAAGCAAACTAGATAAAAATAAAAAATCATAAAAAACGATACATACATAAAGTCTTTTGACAAAAATCCAGGCCAAAATGGAATAACCTTAGCCTTAGCTTTATCTCCATGCAAATACTCATTAGCCTCTACTTCAAAGTCTATTTCTTCGCTATCTATATTATTAACATGCGGAATACGAAGTGAGTAAAAATGCACCGCAATAACGGCAATAATAACTATCGGCATAAGGCAGACGTGAAGCATAAAAAAGCGAGTAAGCGTACTATCGCCAACAGCATAATCTCCACGTATCCATTCAACTAACGCATCGCCAATTACTGGTACACCACCAAAAAGCTGAGTAATAACAGTCGCCGCCCAGTAGCTCATCTGTCCCCATGGTAGCATATATCCGCTAAATGCCTCAGCTGAAAAGCAGATAAATAGCAGCATTCCACTTACCCATATGACTTCGCGACCCCTCTTATAAGAACCATAATAAAGCCCAGTAAGTAGGTGAATATACATAATCAAAAACACAACAGAAGCTGCAACTGCGTGCATATGTCGCCATAACCAACCATACTCAACCTCTTGCATTATTGTGTAGTTTACGCTATCAAAGGCTAAATGTACATCGGGCTTATAATACATAAGAAGAAAAAGTCCACTTATAAAAAGCACCGCAAAAAGGCTAATAAGTATAACACCCATAGCCCAAAGGAAGTTGATATTTTTCGGTATCCAGTATTCGCTCATAAGTACTTTAAAGAGCTTAGTTACTGCTAAGCGCTGATCAAACCAGTCAAGAACGCTTGTTGATTTATGAATTTGTGCCATTAAACGCCCCCCCTTAAGCTTTACCAACTAATTTTTTATACTCTTCGCCCTCTTCGCCTAAGACTAGCTTAGTACCCTCTATTTTAAAAGGTGGTATATCTAGTGGGCGAGGTGGTGGGCCAAAGGTATTTACGCCGCTTGCGTTAAATACGCCTCCATGACAGGGGCATACAAAGTCAAGACTACTACTTCTCCATTGAGGTATGCAGCCTAGGTGGGTACAAAGACCTATAACTACGGTATAGCGACTACCGTCTATAATGACGTCTCTAGCGTCATCAGCTGACATTTTATCGTCTTTTCTTATTATAAAAATAGGCTTTTTACGCCACTCTACTTGGCGCATCTCGCCTGGGTTTATAGGGCTTATATCCACTGTTGTAAAACCAGCTGCTTTTACACTCGGAAGCGGATCCCACGTCTTTTTCATCGCCACGAGCGAAAAAGCTCCGCCAACAGCAGCTACCGCGCCAAAGGCTAAACCAATAAAATCTCGTCGTTCTTGCTTAAGAGACATTGCCGTCCTTTCATCTAATTTGCTATATACAAGTTGTTGATTTTAGCTAAATCAACTTTAAATTTAAATTTAATCTCGCAATTAATTATGCTTAAATTGCTCCGCGTTGCTTTAAATATATATGAATAATATCAATTGCAGCTGGCGTGATACCGCTTATCTGACTAGCCGCAAATAGAGTCGGCGGCCTGAAAAGCTCGAGCTTTTCTATCACTTCATTACTAAGCCCACTTATACCTTTAAAGCTAAAATCACCCGGAATTTTAACCTCAAGCATGCCTCTCATGCGCTCTATCTGCCCTAGCTGTTCTTTTATATAGTGCTGATATTTTGCCTCGATTAAAATTTGCTCTAAGCTAACCTCATCAAGCCCAGCAAAAAACTCATCAAGCTTTCTTAACTTATCCGCACCAAAGCTCTTTCTAGCGACGATTTTTTGCCAAGTACTTTTTTCGCTTATAATATCCTCGTTAATGCTAGATAAAAACTCCAAATTAGCCTTTGAGGGTGTAATCTCTGTCAAATTTAGCCACTCCAGCCCCTGCTTTACACGCTCTCTTACTGCATCTACCAAAGCATACTCATCGCTTGATAAAAGCCCAAACTCATGCCCATAATGGCTTAGTCTAAGCGTCGCATTATCCTCACGCAGTAGCAGGCGATACTCCGCACGGCTTGTAAACATACGGTAAGGCTCTTTTGTGCCTTTGGTTACTAAATCATCGATTAAAACGCCGATATATCCTTCATCTCGGCGCAAGATAAAGGGCTTTTTTGCGTCAATTTTAAGCACGGCATTTATGCCAGCCATTAGCCCCTGAGCCGCAGCCTCCTCATACCCAGTCGTACCATTTATCTGTCCCGCTAAATATAGCCCAGCCACAGCCTTTGTCTCTAGCGTGTGGTATAGCTGTGTAGGCTCTACATAGTCGTATTCTATCGCATATCCGTGCCTTACTATGCGCGCATTTTCAAAGCCTTTTATACTTCTTATCATTGCCACTTGCACGTCATAAGGAAGGCTGGTAGAAAAGCCATTTATGTAGTATTCGCTCGCCTCGGCAGTCTGCGGCTCGATGAAAAGATGATGGCGGTCTTTATCGGCAAAGCGATTGATTTTATCCTCAATGCTAGGACAATAGCGTGGCCCCACACCCTCAATCTGCCCTGTAAAAAGCGGCGCTTTGTCAAAATTTGAGCGGATTATCTCATGGGTATTTTCATCTGTGTAGGCTATGTAGCATGGCAGCTGAGTGGGGTTAAAATCGCGAGTGCGAAAGCTAAATGCCTTTGGTTTAGCATCGCCGTCTTGTCGCTCAAGAGTGCTAAAATCAATGCTCTTTGCGTCAATCCTAGGGCAGGTGCCAGTCTTTAATCTACCCAAATTTAACCCAAGCTCCCTTAAGCTATTTGATAGCTCCGTACTAGCTAGCTCGCCCACTCGCCCTGCGCTAAATTTATTAAATCCCACATGAATAAGCCCGTTTAAAAACGTCCCAGTCGTGATTATCACTGCTTTTGCAAAGTATTCATTGCCTAGGTGAGTTTTTACGCCACACACTGCGCCGTTTTGCGTTAGAATTTGAGAGGCAATTTCTTGAGTGATTTCTAAATTTGGAGTATTTAGGAGCAAATTTCTCATATAAACACGGTATTTATCCATATCTATCTGCGCTCTTGAGCCACGTACTGCTGGACCTTTGCTCTCATTTAGCACGCGAAACTGAATCCCACAAATATCGGTGCTAAGCCCCATAACCCCGCCAAGAGCGTCGACTTCTTTTACGAGGTGTCCTTTAGCCAGTCCACCTATAGCTGGATTACAGCTTGCTGCGCCTATTTGCTCGGCTAGGATTGTGATTAAAAGCGTTTTTTTGCCCATTTTTGCAGCCGCCATGCTAGCCTCTATGCCAGCATGTCCGCCGCCTATTACGATGATATCATATTCGTTCATTTTCTTTGCGCCTTGTAAATTTAATAGCGCGGATTATACCATATTAAATTTAAAAGCCATGTAGGCGCTTTAGTTCGTCGCTTATGGTTTTTTTTACTCCGTCTTTGGTTACACTTACGTAGCTACCGTGTGCGCTGGCGACGTGATGAGGCTGACGAAAGCCCAGCTCATTTAGCCTAAGCGCAATGACTTCAACTTGTACATGTATGGAGGTTTTGCCCACATCTTTTATCTTTGCATAATAGCAGACTTGATCCCCCACATAAACAGGGCTTGTAAAAAGAATCTCTTTCATGCTTACAGTTACCACACGCTCTGGTGCTACCTGCCTAGCTGCACTTCCACCTGCTAGATCTATTTGGCTCATTATCCACCCACCAAAGATATTTCCAGCTGAGTTTGTATCCTTTGGCATAGCCACTATACGGATAAATGGCTCTCCATAATCCTTTATTATTTCTAAGACATTATTTGGGTCTTGCTGTGCGCCTATCATTTAAGTTTTCCTTGTTTTAATTTTTAGTTGATTTTACTTAAATTTACTCCTATTTGCAATTATATTAAATAGTTTGTGATAAAATTTATCAATTTTAATAGCAAAAAGGTAACACAAATATGGAAAAACTCATAAATTTAAATCTAATCTTAAAACAAAGCTGGCAAGAAAAGTACGAGCTTTATAAAAATTTAAACTCATCTATCATAGACGAGGGGATTAATATTTGCGGGATTAAGACTGGCTTAAAGGAGGATACAGAGGCTTTGCGACTAGCTGTGGCAAAGCGGCTTGTGGATCTAAAAACCGAAGCGATAGAAAATGAGCTAAAAAAGCTAAACTTTAATCAATCGCAGATAAAAGATATTAAAAAACCCCTTTTTAAACTTGCGCTTAAATTTAATATGCAAAACCTCGAAAATCTAATCGAGCGAGCCATAAATGACGGCTTAATAAAAGGCTTTAGCAAGGCGCTAATCATGGGCGTACACGAGATAGGGCTAGCCATAAATGAGTGGCAAATATCTTGGCAAGAAAAGATAATAGACGGCACAAACGAGGAGCTTTTGGATAAATTTAAAGAGCTAAGCGAGGCTGTAAAGTGGCTAAAACAAAACGGACTTTTCATGCGTACACCACAGGGCGAGGCGGCTGATAGGGCTTATGGCGCGCTTGTAAAAAGTGGCGCAGGCTATGATATGAGGACGTATGCAGAGGCTTTTAAGGATGAATTTAGTGCCATTGACGCGGCATTTTTTAATGCTATTAAAGCTATGAAAGATAATCTAAATCAAACTGATGAGCTAATCTCTAGCGCAGATGCGGCTGCTTATATAGAGTATTTTAGCGCGCTAAAGGAGGCGTTTGCTTGCAAAGAGGTAAATGAGTGCATAGGCAAGTGGCAAGACGCGGAACGCGTGTGGATGAGGGTAAAAGCGCCACTTCAAGTGGGACATCCGCTTGAATATTACGAGGACGCCCTAACGCATGCAGTTGCGCCCGAATGGGACTTGCGACTAGCCTCAAACTCAGCCATAGACGAAAATAAGCTAAAATCCCAAATGATAAGCACCTTTGAGCATTTTTATAAAAATTTGGGCGCAGATGACGAGTCTATGCGTACTCAAGTGATAGAAAATATCAAAAAAACCCAGCTTTACATAAGCGCACCTATGCTCTTTTACGCAGCGGAGCTTGATGGGCTTTTTAGCGCTCAAGTCGTGCCAAATGACGAAACCGTAAGCTCTGAATGCGGCAAGAAAATCTTTGCCTTTACAGACCATATCCGCACTGCCTCTATGGCGCGTCCGTTTATGCGCCTTAGTACGGAGATTTTTCCAAGTGAGTTTTTGGAATTTAACCGCAGGGTGCTTTTTGTAAGACCTAGGCTTTGGAAGCAAGTTTATAACGCAAGCACAATCGGACATGAGTTTGGGCATATTTTCTTTATTGGTGAGCAGACTGAAAAGCTGATGAATGAAAGTGGAGAGTTTAAATTTATAGAGGAGTATAAGGCCACAGCTGGGGGACTTGTTAACTTTTTCTTAAACGATAAGGAGGTTAGCGGAGAGCTTAGGATAGCCGTATTTGCGGAACTAATCGCACGCGCTGTAGGGCTAATAGCGTGGAAAAACGTCCCAGAGGTAAGAGCGTATTACTGTGAGGGACTTATACATTTAAGCCTGCTTTTTAGCTCCAAAGCGATAGAATTTAACGGCACTAGCTTAGAGGTTGATATAAGCGCGGCAGCTTATGAGAGATTTAAAAAGCTATGCCTACTTACCTATGAGAGCCTAGCCATACACTACATAGAGCAAAATGACGCTAGCACTTGGCTAAAAAACTACTGCGTAAAAGATGACAAAACCTACCTCCCAAAGCAATCCGAAGTGGAGGAGTTTGTAAAATATTATTACAACAGATACGAGCTAATAGGTGGAGAGCTGGATACTTCAGGGGCGTGGGCTAGATACAGTGCACAAGCCATAAATGAGTAAAACTGTGATATAATTTAGAAAAATTTGAGATTTATAGGATTTATTTGCAGACTAAAAAAAGCCACGCTATTGCTATTTTATGCACCCTAGCGCCTTTTGTTTTATCGCTTGTATTATCGTATTTTGGGCTATTTGCGCTTAGTTTTACTAGCTTTAGCCTCATGCAAATAGCCTCATGCTTGCTTTATATCGCATTTATTAGGCATGTGGGGCTTTTTACCTCATATTACGTATTTATTTTTATATTTTTACTAAGCAACACCCTAGCAACTGGACTTTGGGTATTTTACAAAGATACAGATATTACGCAAATATCACAAATGCCTCTTTTACACGCTTTTAGCGTGATTGGCTCTATTTTAATATCAGGCATAGCAGCCTCCATACTAAACGCAATCTATCAAAAAACGCAAAACGCACAAATTCTAATAGATACCCTTACAAAGACGCTTATTTACAGCGGTTTTACTTGGATTTTGCTATTTTCTCAAGACGTAGACGGATTAAAATTTAACCCATATAAATTTTATCTTTTTATGGATATTTTTGTCCTAAGTACTATGCTAAGCATATTTTTATCCATTAAAAGAAAAAGAGCTAGCGCATCATTTTGGATTGTTTTTTCAGCTATTGCCATCTATGGTATTTACGGGCTTTTAAACGCCATAATAATTCAATCTGAAATAGCCTTTAGCAATGATAGCCACTGGCTAAAAATAAAAAATATACTAAGCACAAATGAGTTTTACATTGCCATCTTTGGCGTGATTTATACGCTATTTTTGCTATCTAGCCTAATCGCAAAAAAAAGTCAATTTTATATTAAAAAAAGCATTAGTACAAGCCAGTTTAGAAATTTAAATTTTATATTTTTACTACCCCCTGTTGTAGCGAGCTTTTTTGTAAATAGACCAAATTTTATATGGATTAGCTTTTTAATTTTAATCCTAATAATACACCGCATACTCACATACCACATCTCAAGCATCGCCCACAATAAAGATGTCTTTAAAAAAGAGCAAAAGCTCCACTCAGAGCTAGACCATGAAATAGAAGAGCACAAAAAAAAGCTAAAAGAAGTAAATGAAACTCTTAGAAATCTAAGCCACTATGACTCAATAACTGTGGTGCTAAATAGACACTGGTTTATCATCGCCCTTAGTGAGCTAATTACCTCAAAACCGCTTGGCGATGTGATAAATTTATACAGCATAGATATTAATGAATTTAAGCAAATTAACGATATATATGGACACTATATAGGCGATGGTGCACTAAATCAAACCGCAAAAAAACTAAAGCAAATACTGCCTCAAAACGCAATAATAGGGAGATTTAATAGCGATGATATAATAATAGCCATAAGGAGAGCATATAACAAAAATGACCGCACCGAATTTGCTGTAAAATTACTAAATGAGATAAAAAAGCCACTTTTAATAGAGCAAAGACAAATTCAAATAAATGCCAAAATAGGCATATCAAGCACACAAATAAACGAAATCTCTGCGACTGATTTAATAGCAAAAGCCGAAATAGCCCTAGCTCCAGCAAAGGTAAGTGCTGGAGGGTTTGCCTACTACTGCGATAAGATAAATAGCAAGGTATGGGAGGACACAAAAATCGACATACTGCTTGAAAGGGCTGACTTTAACAAAGAATTTAGCCTGCTTTATCAGCCTATTTACACACTAAAAGAGCGTAGACTAATAGGCGTAGAAGCACTTCTTAGGTGGCAAAGCCCAATAAAGGGAAAAATAGAGCCTGAAGTCTTTATAAAAGTGGCAGAACAAAGCCCTATTATAATAAATATAGGAAATTGGGTACTTGAAAAAGCATTAAAAGAGATAGGCGGAGTAAATGCTAGGTTTGAGACGGATTTAACAGTGAGTGTAAATATAGCCTCAAGGCAGGCTGAAAATATAAACTTCACACAAGAGCTCATGCAGATGATAAGCCAAAATAGACTAAAACCTAGCTGGCTAAACATAGACATAAATGAGCAAAACATCTCTGGATTAGAGGAAACTGTCTCAAATGTTATCACACAGCTTGGAGAAAATGGTGTCTTTGTAAATCTTGATAATTCAGGCACAGGGCTAATCTCAATCGAATTTATCAAAAAATACAGCATAAATAAGATAAAAATTTCAAAAGAGCTAATAAAAAATATAGACACAAATATCTCAAACCAAAAGGTGGTAAAAGCGATTATAACAATGGCTAAAAAAATGGAGATAAAAACCATAGCAGTGGGCATACAAACAGAAGCAGAGCTTGAAATTTTAAAAGGGCTAGAGTGCGATGAAGTACAAGGATTTATCTGGGCAGAGGCGCTAAGCTTAAGCGAACTAATAGAGCTAGTTAGGGCAGAAAATGGCTTAAAAAATAGGCATTTTATAACAAGCGTAGAGCCTAAAAAAGGAAGCGGTAATGAAACTAGACCTAGCCTTTAGCAAAAGCCAAAAAAGGGCTATTTATATATCTACTTCGCTATTTTTAGGCACGCTTTTGGCGATGTTTTTGGAGCTTTCATTTTTAATTTATTACCTAAATATATGCGCACTTTTTGTCATAGCTAGGGAGATTTATATCTGTGCGATAGAACAAAACGAAACGCCGACCCACTGGGTGCTTATCTGCCTTGGAGCTATTATGAGCATAGTGGGAAATTCGATGTGGTATTTTTATATGGTAGCTGTAACAAAGATACAAGAGCATGAGTACCAGTACCTATTTATCTCAAATGTCTTGCCTGTGCTTTTAATATTTTCAGCAATTAGTGTGTACTTTTTTAATCGATTTTTAAATGATATAAAAGAGCGCCTTGTAGCAAATATCGACATGGCTAGTATTTTTCTAGCCCTTGGCGCATTTACGCTTGGCATGCTTGATAAATTTGATTATTCTATGGTGTTTAAAGCTCCAGCGCCATTTGCCTATTTTTTAATAATCATCATAAGCATGGCTAGCATTTTTATCATAATGAGCGCATTTTTCGTCTCAAACCAGCTAATCATAAGACATAGCATACTATACATAATGATAGCAACCATGCTTGAAGCAACCATATCCATATATGATGCATATGATAATCTTACTTGGATAGGCTCTGGAGAGAGCCAGATGTCCCTGCCTTATGAGCGTGGAGTGGTACTAGCCCTTGGAGTGGTGCCATTTTTTATCTATATGCTTGGCGCATTTCACCTAAGACACATAAATAGGCGCGTTCGTAGAGATAATCTAACTCTATCCCCTAGCACGAGCTGGATACCACTACTAGTGCTAATCCCAATAGCCATACACATGGACATGGACGCAAAGTTTTTATCGTTTATAATCTTTGTGCTAATGACCCATGCCCTAATCGGACACTATGCAAGAAGTAACATAAACGCAAAAATGCTCCTAGAAAAAGAACTCGCAGCACAAGATTCACTTAAAAAGACTATAGAAACGCACTCTAGCCAGTACTCGCTATCAAATTTAAAGCTACGAGATATGCTAAACAAAGACCACTTAACAGGGCTAAGTAACCGCAACTTTTTAATGTATGAGTTAGAAAATATGCTCGGTATAAAAGACAATTTAGTAGCGATTTATTATATCAATATACAAAAATTTAAACTCATCAATAGAACCTACGGACACAGTATAGGCGATAGGTTACTAAAAAGCATAGCAAAAACTTTACTTGAGCTAGTACAGGGTAATATTAAGGAGTATGATGGTGAGTTTGCAAATAACTATACCATAGCACGCCTTGGGGCTGATGAGTTTGTTTTGGTAAAAAAGTTAGAAAATGAAGACGAATTTAAAAACCTGGCCGACACTATACTTTCAAAGCTTAGTGAGACATTTTTTATAGATAATTATAGCTTTAACCTAATCTACCATATCGGCG belongs to Campylobacter sp. 19-13652 and includes:
- the mnmG gene encoding tRNA uridine-5-carboxymethylaminomethyl(34) synthesis enzyme MnmG encodes the protein MNEYDIIVIGGGHAGIEASMAAAKMGKKTLLITILAEQIGAASCNPAIGGLAKGHLVKEVDALGGVMGLSTDICGIQFRVLNESKGPAVRGSRAQIDMDKYRVYMRNLLLNTPNLEITQEIASQILTQNGAVCGVKTHLGNEYFAKAVIITTGTFLNGLIHVGFNKFSAGRVGELASTELSNSLRELGLNLGRLKTGTCPRIDAKSIDFSTLERQDGDAKPKAFSFRTRDFNPTQLPCYIAYTDENTHEIIRSNFDKAPLFTGQIEGVGPRYCPSIEDKINRFADKDRHHLFIEPQTAEASEYYINGFSTSLPYDVQVAMIRSIKGFENARIVRHGYAIEYDYVEPTQLYHTLETKAVAGLYLAGQINGTTGYEEAAAQGLMAGINAVLKIDAKKPFILRRDEGYIGVLIDDLVTKGTKEPYRMFTSRAEYRLLLREDNATLRLSHYGHEFGLLSSDEYALVDAVRERVKQGLEWLNLTEITPSKANLEFLSSINEDIISEKSTWQKIVARKSFGADKLRKLDEFFAGLDEVSLEQILIEAKYQHYIKEQLGQIERMRGMLEVKIPGDFSFKGISGLSNEVIEKLELFRPPTLFAASQISGITPAAIDIIHIYLKQRGAI
- a CDS encoding acyl-CoA thioesterase, whose protein sequence is MKDYGEPFIRIVAMPKDTNSAGNIFGGWIMSQIDLAGGSAARQVAPERVVTVSMKEILFTSPVYVGDQVCYYAKIKDVGKTSIHVQVEVIALRLNELGFRQPHHVASAHGSYVSVTKDGVKKTISDELKRLHGF
- the ciaB gene encoding invasion protein CiaB, with amino-acid sequence MEKLINLNLILKQSWQEKYELYKNLNSSIIDEGINICGIKTGLKEDTEALRLAVAKRLVDLKTEAIENELKKLNFNQSQIKDIKKPLFKLALKFNMQNLENLIERAINDGLIKGFSKALIMGVHEIGLAINEWQISWQEKIIDGTNEELLDKFKELSEAVKWLKQNGLFMRTPQGEAADRAYGALVKSGAGYDMRTYAEAFKDEFSAIDAAFFNAIKAMKDNLNQTDELISSADAAAYIEYFSALKEAFACKEVNECIGKWQDAERVWMRVKAPLQVGHPLEYYEDALTHAVAPEWDLRLASNSAIDENKLKSQMISTFEHFYKNLGADDESMRTQVIENIKKTQLYISAPMLFYAAELDGLFSAQVVPNDETVSSECGKKIFAFTDHIRTASMARPFMRLSTEIFPSEFLEFNRRVLFVRPRLWKQVYNASTIGHEFGHIFFIGEQTEKLMNESGEFKFIEEYKATAGGLVNFFLNDKEVSGELRIAVFAELIARAVGLIAWKNVPEVRAYYCEGLIHLSLLFSSKAIEFNGTSLEVDISAAAYERFKKLCLLTYESLAIHYIEQNDASTWLKNYCVKDDKTYLPKQSEVEEFVKYYYNRYELIGGELDTSGAWARYSAQAINE
- a CDS encoding bifunctional diguanylate cyclase/phosphodiesterase, with the protein product MQTKKSHAIAILCTLAPFVLSLVLSYFGLFALSFTSFSLMQIASCLLYIAFIRHVGLFTSYYVFIFIFLLSNTLATGLWVFYKDTDITQISQMPLLHAFSVIGSILISGIAASILNAIYQKTQNAQILIDTLTKTLIYSGFTWILLFSQDVDGLKFNPYKFYLFMDIFVLSTMLSIFLSIKRKRASASFWIVFSAIAIYGIYGLLNAIIIQSEIAFSNDSHWLKIKNILSTNEFYIAIFGVIYTLFLLSSLIAKKSQFYIKKSISTSQFRNLNFIFLLPPVVASFFVNRPNFIWISFLILILIIHRILTYHISSIAHNKDVFKKEQKLHSELDHEIEEHKKKLKEVNETLRNLSHYDSITVVLNRHWFIIALSELITSKPLGDVINLYSIDINEFKQINDIYGHYIGDGALNQTAKKLKQILPQNAIIGRFNSDDIIIAIRRAYNKNDRTEFAVKLLNEIKKPLLIEQRQIQINAKIGISSTQINEISATDLIAKAEIALAPAKVSAGGFAYYCDKINSKVWEDTKIDILLERADFNKEFSLLYQPIYTLKERRLIGVEALLRWQSPIKGKIEPEVFIKVAEQSPIIINIGNWVLEKALKEIGGVNARFETDLTVSVNIASRQAENINFTQELMQMISQNRLKPSWLNIDINEQNISGLEETVSNVITQLGENGVFVNLDNSGTGLISIEFIKKYSINKIKISKELIKNIDTNISNQKVVKAIITMAKKMEIKTIAVGIQTEAELEILKGLECDEVQGFIWAEALSLSELIELVRAENGLKNRHFITSVEPKKGSGNETRPSL